A single genomic interval of Helianthus annuus cultivar XRQ/B chromosome 13, HanXRQr2.0-SUNRISE, whole genome shotgun sequence harbors:
- the LOC110899845 gene encoding putative disease resistance RPP13-like protein 1 — protein sequence MDEIVLSSFLSVIFEKLASAAFETLAPYFETDYDIEKLKRSSLQIQSLLADASQKETTNQFVKRWLNDLRHLAYDVEDVLDELATDAIHRERTDQPETHTSKVRKLFPNPFSKHSSYSRTMKDKIDVITTKLQELLEEKDALGLVVIEERRSTNVNRRLQTSMVHESSIFGRRAEKEALVHKLLRDEPCGQNFSIVPIVGMGGVGKTTLARLVYGEPEVTEHFKLKAWVCVSDEFDSFGISKVIFQSVTRETTEFKDLNLLQEALRDHLREKRLLLVLDDVWSESCQDWDTLVGPFYACAPGSKIIMTTRKDQLLKKLGYGNLGRLRTLSHDDALSLLALHALGVSNFDSHLSLKPHGVGIVKKCDGLPLALKAVGRLLSTRIDEEGYWKKVLDSEIWRLSVEGKIVPALILSYHDLPAHLKQLFAYCSLFPKDCLFDKVDVVRLWMAEGFLQQSTPSDSNKECLGHEYFDELLSRSFFQHAPNNESLFVMHDLMNDLAKSVAGEFFLRLENINMEEALEKYRHMSFVCEEYVAYKKFEAFKGAKSLRTFMAVSAGVVGQRYFYLSNKILVDLLPELPLLRVLCLSGSQISEVPESVGKLRHLRYLNLSRTRIEQLPENVSNLYNLETLILCGCCSLTKLPQNFLKLNNLQHLDIRDTPNLQQLPLGIGELKCLQTLTKFIIRGEIGFEITKLKDLKNLCGEFSIKGLDKVHNAMEARDANFSQKRLNEFTVVWSAASANEMLAKEVLNELRPSNDYLKQLNIVLYGGLEFPNWVGDPSFQRLKHVSIRNCKKCTSLPPLGQLPSLKKLFIEGLDGVKVVGLELLGTGSAFLSLETLHIINMGGLDKWSTNSGVVFPLLQELHIEDCHNLVEVTFNVLPSLNVLKLYKCPNLVEVSVEALPLLNVLQIHRCDSGVVRRLVEITSVVTEFRIEDISGLDDVVWRGVIKYLGTIEKLSVENCNELRYLWESEAAASKVLVNLNQLKVRSCGNLVSLGEKEGGGGG from the coding sequence ATGGATGAAATCGTGCTTTCTTCTTTCCTCTCTGTCATCTTTGAAAAGCTCGCCTCTGCAGCTTTCGAAACACTTGCTCCATACTTTGAAACCGATTATGATATAGAGAAACTGAAGAGGTCATCACTCCAAATCCAAAGTCTGCTCGCTGATGCTTCTCAGAAGGAGACAACCAATCAGTTTGTGAAACGATGGCTCAATGATCTCCGACATTTAGCTTACGATGTAGAAGATGTACTTGACGAGTTAGCAACTGATGCTATCCATCGTGAGCGGACTGACCAACCAGAAACCCACACCAGCAAGGTAAGAAAGTTGTTCCCAAATCCTTTCTCAAAGCATTCATCATATAGTAGGACCATGAAGGACAAGATAGATGTTATTACCACCAAGTTACAAGAGCTACTAGAGGAGAAAGATGCTCTTGGCTTAGTTGTCATAGAGGAAAGGAGGTCAACAAATGTAAATAGAAGATTACAAACCTCTATGGTCCATGAATCTAGTATTTTTGGTCGACGAGCAGAGAAAGAGGCACTGGTCCACAAGTTGCTACGGGATGAACCGTGTGGTCAAAACTTTAGCATAGTTCCCATAGTTGGTATGGGTGGGGTGGGAAAAACTACCCTAGCTAGACTTGTGTATGGCGAACCAGAAGTCACGGAACACTTCAAACTCAAGGCATGGGTTTGTGTTTCGGATGAGTTTGATAGCTTTGGTATTAGCAAAGTTATCTTTCAATCTGTGACAAGGGAAACCACGGAATTTAAAGATTTAAATCTGCTTCAAGAAGCTCTTAGAGATCACCTAAGGGAGAAGAGATTATTATTGGTATTAGATGATGTTTGGAGTGAAAGTTGTCAGGACTGGGATACACTGGTTGGCCCGTTTTATGCATGTGCTCCTGGAAGTAAAATCATCATGACAACACGGAAGGATCAGTTGCTTAAAAAGTTGGGTTACGGTAATCTAGGCCGGTTGCGAACCTTGTCACATGACGATGCTCTTTCTTTACTTGCTCTACACGCATTGGGTGTATCTAATTTTGATTCACATTTGTCACTCAAACCACATGGTGTAGGTATTGTGAAAAAATGTGATGGATTGCCTTTGGCTTTGAAAGCAGTTGGGAGATTATTGAGTACAAGAATAGATGAAGAAGGGTATTGGAAGAAAGTATTAGATAGTGAGATATGGAGGTTATCCGTTGAAGGTAAAATCGTCCCAGCTCTTATACTTAGCTACCATGATCTTCCTGCACATTTGAAGCAGCTGTTTGCTTATTGTTCCTTGTTCCCCAAGGACTGCTTGTTTGACAAGGTGGATGTAGTTCGATTATGGATGGCAGAAGGGTTTTTGCAGCAGTCAACTCCAAGTGATTCAAATAAAGAATGTTTGGGTCATGAATACTTTGATGAGTTATTGTCAAGGTCATTTTTTCAACATGCACCTAATAACGAATCATTGTTTGTGATGCATGACCTTATGAATGACTTGGCGAAATCTGTTGCTGGCGAGTTTTTCTTGAGATTGGAGAATATTAATATGGAAGAAGCTTTGGAAAAGTACCGCCATATGTCATTTGTTTGTGAGGAATATGTAGCCTACAAGAAGTTTGAAGCGTTTAAAGGAGCTAAGAGTTTGAGAACTTTCATGGCAGTGTCTGCTGGGGTTGTAGGGCAACGTTATTTCTACTTATCAAATAAGATTTTGGTTGACTTACTTCCTGAATTACCATTGTTAAGGGTTCTATGCTTGAGTGGTTCTCAAATAAGTGAGGTACCCGAGTCCGTTGGTAAATTGAGGCACTTGAGGTATCTTAATCTATCTAGAACTAGAATCGAACAATTACCCGAAAATGTTAGCAATCTCTATAATTTAGAGACGTTGATATTATGTGGTTGTTGTAGTTTAACTAAGTTGCCCCAAAACTTTTTAAAGCTTAACAACTTGCAACATCTTGACATCAGGGATACCCCAAATTTGCAGCAGTTGCCTTTGGGAATTGGTGAGTTGAAATGCCTACAAACTCTCACCAAGTTCATTATCAGAGGTGAAATTGGTTTTGAAATAACCAAACTTAAGGACTTAAAGAATCTATGTGGGGAATTTTCCATTAAGGGTTTGGACAAAGTGCATAATGCAATGGAAGCACGGGATGCGAACTTTTCACAAAAGAGGCTTAATGAGTTTACGGTTGTATGGAGTGCAGCCTCAGCAAACGAAATGCTTGCAAAGGAGGTGCTTAATGAGCTGAGGCCTAGTAACGATTATCTAAAACAACTCAACATTGTGTTATATGGTGGATTAGAGTTTCCAAATTGGGTTGGCGATCCCTCGTTTCAACGACTAAAGCATGTGTCAATACGTAACTGTAAAAAATGTACATCTCTACCACCTCTTGGGCAGCTACCATCACTTAAGAAGTTATTTATTGAAGGTCTGGATGGGGTGAAAGTTGTGGGTTTGGAGTTACTTGGGACTGGTAGTGCATTTCTTTCACTTGAAACTCTACATATAATAAATATGGGAGGGTTAGATAAATGGTCAACCAATAGTGGGGTTGTGTTTCCACTCTTGCAAGAGCTTCATATAGAAGATTGTCATAATTTGGTTGAAGTCACATTTAATGTACTACCTTCACTGAATGTTCTAAAGTTATATAAGTGTCCTAATTTGGTTGAAGTCTCGGTTGAAGCACTGCCTTTATTGAATGTTCTGCAAATACATAGATGTGATAGTGGTGTGGTGAGAAGGCTGGTTGAAATAACTTCAGTAGTTACTGAGTTCCGAATAGAAGATATTTCAGGGCTGGATGATGTGGTGTGGAGGGGTGTTATAAAGTATCTTGGGACCATTGAAAAATTATCCGTAGAAAACTGTAATGAATTAAGATACTTGTGGGAATCAGAAGCAGCTGCAAGTAAAGTTCTTGTGAATTTAAATCAACTGAAAGTGCGAAGTTGTGGTAATTTGGTGAGTTTAGGAGAGaaagaaggggggggggggggataa